The following are from one region of the Pantoea cypripedii genome:
- the fhuB gene encoding Fe(3+)-hydroxamate ABC transporter permease FhuB: protein MKRPVAIFIIFMVCALAAVLFWLRVSHYLPLSLWYAALVTPRPDSIGVLIFLYNDLPRLAMAGICGAGLAFSGVVSQQMLRNPLAEPMTLGIASGSYLVLSLVTVFFPVLFIAGREWVAFVGGGLALCFVMLIALRQRTSGVSLILAGMILNLCCSAVGVILAILYFRQLSFMALWGGGSLAQYDWRSTTQLFLHLLPCIGFCLLFARPMGIYGTGDVQAKNLGISVPWLLAATMGAVLLITALIVSSVGIIGFVGLGAPHLARLAGARRLRDRLLWASVLGMVLLWLADELARRLSGLWGLMIPVGAVTTLLGAPVILGYLSRAKTSVMPRETRVLPAMTVPAEKKKSRWALLTSNLVCLLVLSLVFLVLGKGLHGWQLEFPWHSAPRVSLRLIQLTAAISVGVLLAIAGGIIQNLSGNTMASPDLLGITAGGALGITATLFLSPANTGNIVMGCALGCGAVLLLLLLLGRRSHYAPETLLLAGVSLTLILQAVSTVVMASGDLRVMQLFSLLIGSTYSVRPHQAEIVLLSAIALVAILPLIQRWLVILPLGAQVAYGLGINIRFARLVLWLLSASATAMATMIVGPLSFIGLVAPHMARMQGADKPLPFLLTSASFGALLMLAADWMGRWMLFPREIATGAIASLTGGIYLVIIMLRGRRAA from the coding sequence ATGAAGCGCCCTGTCGCTATTTTCATCATCTTTATGGTCTGCGCGCTGGCCGCTGTGCTTTTCTGGCTCAGAGTATCCCACTATCTGCCGTTATCGTTATGGTACGCCGCCCTTGTAACCCCCAGGCCCGATAGCATCGGGGTGCTTATTTTTCTTTATAACGATCTGCCACGCCTGGCGATGGCCGGGATCTGCGGGGCCGGGCTGGCTTTTTCCGGCGTGGTCAGCCAGCAGATGTTGCGTAATCCGCTCGCGGAACCCATGACGCTGGGCATCGCCTCAGGGTCTTATCTGGTTCTATCGTTGGTGACGGTATTCTTCCCGGTACTCTTCATCGCCGGAAGAGAATGGGTTGCTTTTGTCGGGGGCGGGCTGGCGCTGTGTTTTGTCATGCTGATTGCTTTGCGTCAGCGCACCTCGGGGGTCTCCCTGATTCTGGCGGGAATGATACTGAACCTGTGTTGCAGCGCAGTCGGGGTCATACTGGCGATTCTGTACTTCCGGCAATTAAGTTTTATGGCGCTATGGGGGGGTGGCTCTCTGGCACAGTATGACTGGCGCAGTACCACGCAACTTTTCCTGCATCTGCTGCCTTGTATTGGGTTTTGTCTGCTGTTTGCCCGGCCAATGGGCATCTATGGAACCGGAGACGTTCAGGCAAAGAACCTGGGCATTTCTGTTCCATGGCTGCTGGCGGCGACCATGGGTGCGGTGTTGCTGATCACTGCGCTGATTGTCAGCTCTGTGGGCATCATCGGTTTTGTCGGTCTCGGCGCACCGCATCTGGCGCGTCTTGCCGGTGCCCGTCGATTACGGGATCGCCTGTTGTGGGCATCAGTACTTGGCATGGTCCTTCTGTGGCTGGCCGATGAACTGGCACGTCGCCTGTCCGGGCTGTGGGGGCTGATGATCCCGGTGGGTGCGGTCACGACTTTACTTGGCGCGCCAGTGATACTGGGTTATCTGTCACGCGCTAAAACGTCTGTGATGCCGCGTGAAACCCGTGTGCTCCCCGCCATGACGGTGCCCGCAGAGAAGAAAAAGTCCCGCTGGGCGCTGCTGACGTCTAATCTGGTATGCCTGCTGGTGCTGAGCCTGGTCTTCCTGGTGCTGGGGAAAGGGTTACATGGCTGGCAACTTGAATTTCCCTGGCATTCCGCCCCACGGGTCTCGCTGCGCCTGATACAGCTCACCGCCGCCATTTCCGTCGGGGTATTGCTGGCGATTGCCGGTGGCATCATCCAGAACCTGTCAGGAAACACCATGGCCAGCCCGGACCTGCTGGGGATCACCGCCGGTGGCGCGCTGGGGATCACTGCCACCCTTTTTCTCTCGCCAGCCAATACCGGCAATATCGTGATGGGCTGTGCCCTGGGTTGCGGCGCGGTGTTACTGCTGTTGCTGCTGCTCGGCCGCCGTTCCCACTATGCCCCGGAGACGCTGCTACTGGCAGGGGTATCACTGACGCTTATCCTGCAAGCGGTATCAACCGTAGTGATGGCGAGTGGTGACCTGCGCGTCATGCAGTTGTTTAGTCTGTTGATCGGTTCCACTTATAGCGTCAGACCGCATCAGGCTGAAATTGTGCTCCTCTCGGCTATCGCTCTGGTTGCCATCCTGCCGCTGATTCAACGCTGGCTGGTGATATTGCCGTTGGGCGCTCAGGTTGCTTACGGGCTGGGCATCAACATTCGCTTTGCACGCCTGGTGTTATGGCTGCTCAGCGCGTCTGCCACTGCCATGGCGACGATGATCGTCGGGCCTTTATCCTTTATCGGTCTGGTTGCGCCGCATATGGCCAGAATGCAGGGAGCGGATAAACCGCTGCCCTTTCTTCTCACCTCCGCCTCTTTTGGCGCATTGCTGATGCTGGCTGCCGACTGGATGGGTCGATGGATGCTGTTTCCCAGGGAAATCGCTACCGGGGCGATTGCATCCCTGACTGGGGGGATCTATCTGGTGATTATTATGCTGCGGGGCCGCAGAGCAGCCTGA
- a CDS encoding type II toxin-antitoxin system HicB family antitoxin: MFYPIAIEAGDDKHAYGVTVPDLPGCFSAGDTLDEAIANAKEAITGHIELLVELGKDIPSVSSVGSLAGNPDYAGYTWAVVDVDVTRLLGGSEKINVTLPKSLIDRIDRCVATHPEFKSRSGFLAQAALEHITSSH; the protein is encoded by the coding sequence ATGTTTTATCCCATTGCGATCGAGGCTGGCGACGACAAACACGCATATGGCGTGACAGTGCCCGATTTACCGGGTTGCTTTTCCGCGGGTGATACCCTGGATGAAGCGATAGCAAATGCAAAAGAAGCGATAACCGGGCATATCGAGTTATTGGTTGAGTTGGGGAAGGATATTCCCTCAGTGTCTAGTGTCGGCTCACTTGCTGGTAATCCTGATTATGCAGGTTACACATGGGCTGTCGTTGACGTGGATGTCACCCGTTTGCTGGGTGGCTCTGAGAAAATCAATGTTACGTTGCCCAAATCACTGATAGACCGGATTGATCGTTGTGTTGCTACGCACCCGGAGTTTAAAAGTCGTTCGGGCTTTCTGGCTCAGGCAGCTCTTGAGCATATCACCTCATCACACTAA
- the aegA gene encoding formate-dependent uric acid utilization protein AegA, translated as MNRFIVANSQQCIGCRACEVACVMAHNDEQHVLSPEQFHPRITVIKHQQQRNAITCHHCEDAPCARSCPMGAISRMGDSVQVDQQRCIGCKSCAIACPFGTMQVLVTPLEGGQVKATAHKCDLCLERPDGPACAQHCPADALRLVNDAALTNLVQARRLHTACQEAQPWHKVAAATPVPDDHKVQHMRKTPPRGEPDKLPLAARKAGFDEIYLPFRADQALREAQRCLTCGEHSICEWTCPLHNHIPQWVTQVREGNIAAAVELSHQTNCLPEITGRVCPQDRLCEGACTVRDDYGAVTIGNIERYISDQALAQGWRPDLSAVQPVKKRIAIIGAGPAGLACADVLARNGVSATVYDRHPEIGGLLTFGIPSFKLDKSLLARRREIFSAMGIRFELNCEIGKDIALDKVLNDYDAVFLGVGTYRSMKADLPNEDAPGVCEALPFLIANTRQLMGLPESAEQPFINTAGLNIVVLGGGDTAMDCVRTALRHGASKVTCAYRRDEANMPGSRKEVKNARDEGAAFEFNVQPVQLELDDSGKVCGIRLLRTQPGEPDATGRRRPVPIEGSEFVMPADIVIMAFGFNPHAMPWLAGQNVRLDNRGRIAASVNSAYRYQTSNPKIFAGGDAVRGADLVVTAMAEGRHAAQGMMDWLGIKH; from the coding sequence ATGAACCGTTTTATTGTGGCGAACAGCCAGCAATGTATAGGATGTCGTGCCTGTGAAGTCGCCTGCGTGATGGCGCATAACGATGAGCAACACGTGCTAAGCCCCGAGCAGTTTCATCCGCGCATTACGGTGATTAAACATCAGCAGCAGCGCAATGCCATCACCTGTCATCACTGTGAAGATGCCCCCTGCGCTCGCAGTTGCCCGATGGGTGCCATCAGCCGCATGGGTGATTCGGTGCAGGTTGATCAGCAAAGGTGCATTGGCTGTAAATCCTGTGCCATTGCCTGCCCTTTCGGCACCATGCAGGTACTGGTCACCCCGCTGGAGGGAGGACAGGTGAAAGCCACTGCGCACAAATGCGATCTCTGCCTTGAGCGCCCGGACGGCCCGGCCTGTGCGCAACATTGCCCGGCAGATGCACTGCGCCTGGTGAATGACGCGGCACTGACAAACCTGGTGCAAGCGCGCCGCCTGCACACGGCCTGCCAGGAAGCGCAGCCGTGGCATAAAGTCGCAGCGGCAACGCCGGTGCCTGACGATCATAAAGTGCAGCATATGCGTAAAACCCCACCGCGTGGTGAACCGGATAAACTGCCGCTGGCCGCACGCAAAGCCGGCTTTGACGAAATCTATCTGCCCTTTCGTGCCGACCAGGCACTGCGTGAAGCGCAACGCTGCCTGACCTGCGGCGAACATAGCATCTGTGAATGGACCTGCCCGCTGCATAACCATATCCCGCAATGGGTAACGCAGGTGAGAGAAGGCAACATTGCTGCCGCCGTGGAGCTTTCTCATCAGACCAACTGCCTGCCGGAGATCACTGGCCGCGTTTGCCCGCAGGATCGGCTATGTGAAGGTGCCTGCACGGTGCGCGACGATTATGGCGCGGTAACCATTGGCAATATTGAACGTTATATTTCTGACCAGGCGCTGGCGCAGGGCTGGCGGCCCGATCTCAGCGCAGTGCAGCCAGTGAAGAAACGCATTGCCATTATCGGTGCCGGACCTGCCGGGCTGGCCTGCGCCGATGTGCTGGCACGCAATGGCGTCAGCGCGACGGTTTATGATCGCCACCCGGAAATCGGCGGTCTGCTCACCTTTGGTATTCCCTCCTTCAAGCTGGATAAATCGCTGCTGGCGCGACGTCGTGAGATCTTCAGTGCGATGGGCATCCGTTTTGAGCTGAACTGCGAAATTGGCAAAGATATCGCGCTGGATAAAGTGCTTAACGACTATGACGCGGTATTTCTTGGTGTCGGGACTTATCGCTCGATGAAGGCCGACCTGCCCAACGAGGATGCGCCCGGTGTCTGTGAAGCGCTGCCGTTTCTGATTGCCAATACCCGGCAGTTGATGGGCCTGCCGGAGAGTGCAGAACAACCGTTTATCAATACCGCAGGTCTGAATATCGTGGTACTGGGCGGTGGCGATACCGCGATGGACTGCGTGCGCACGGCGTTGCGCCACGGAGCCAGCAAAGTTACCTGCGCCTATCGGCGTGATGAGGCCAATATGCCCGGCTCACGCAAAGAGGTGAAAAACGCGCGCGACGAGGGTGCAGCGTTTGAATTTAATGTGCAGCCAGTACAGCTGGAACTGGACGACAGCGGCAAGGTGTGTGGCATTCGTCTGCTGCGTACACAACCCGGCGAACCGGATGCAACGGGACGCCGTCGGCCAGTACCGATTGAAGGCAGTGAGTTTGTGATGCCTGCTGATATCGTGATTATGGCGTTTGGTTTCAATCCGCATGCCATGCCATGGCTGGCAGGCCAGAATGTGCGCCTGGATAACCGGGGGCGTATCGCTGCCAGCGTCAACAGCGCGTATCGATATCAGACCAGCAATCCGAAGATCTTCGCCGGGGGTGATGCGGTGCGTGGGGCCGATCTGGTGGTGACGGCAATGGCGGAAGGCCGCCATGCGGCACAAGGTATGATGGACTGGCTGGGGATCAAACATTAA
- a CDS encoding ArsR/SmtB family transcription factor: MSEIKLNDVLKALSNPVRMEILQWLKEPKKHFDQPYADADEVGVCVSIIQEKVGLSQSTVSLYLAALQRAQLVTSRRIGPWTYYKRDEEKIAEFFRLLEKQV, translated from the coding sequence ATGTCTGAAATCAAATTAAATGATGTGCTAAAAGCGCTGAGCAATCCGGTTCGGATGGAAATCCTGCAGTGGCTCAAAGAGCCCAAAAAGCATTTTGATCAGCCCTATGCGGATGCCGATGAGGTTGGCGTGTGTGTCAGCATCATTCAGGAGAAGGTAGGATTGTCGCAGTCCACGGTGTCACTTTATCTTGCAGCCCTGCAACGTGCACAGCTGGTGACTTCTCGTCGCATCGGCCCATGGACCTATTACAAACGTGATGAAGAGAAGATTGCCGAGTTTTTCCGTTTACTGGAAAAGCAGGTCTGA
- a CDS encoding TonB-dependent siderophore receptor: protein MKSSEIYGATCVISPASGKYPLLITLLLPVVAHATQQQTTQADQNVMEVNAQDYKETGNGPVYGYVAHQSSAGTKTDTPLIKTPQAISVVTRDQMSIQNVQSVAQALRYTSGIASEQRGANTDSLEYLYGRGFLIDELWNGLYTPGPSGGFGYNVTSFDPYMFERIEVLHGPASVLYGQGSPGGVVNMVSKLPQKNQLNEAGVQTGSYGRAQGFVDVGGALNNDQTVLYRIAADGFNTSSQTDFVKERRFSIAPSLAWQINDDTHFTLYGNYQTDPDAGYYNSVPINGNIKVPRSLNPGDPSFDSFRKTQGAIGEELTHRFNDVWSVKQSYRFLRNSQKLQYVGNDGFNADGKTLNRTAYLNYGDVDAHTLDNQALATFTTGAVSHKATFGVDYQHIRFSHWFYSAAAPSLSISNPQYGQTIPGPNFMYATSTEATLEQLGAYGQDQIDVGNWSFLLGMREDWTNNSTHSFKTQETQYQSARAFTWRTGAVYQFANGIAPYISYSQSFQPQLGTDYEGKAFTPSKGEQYEAGVKFQPKHSNSFITLSLFQINKTDVQTSDPEHSGFSVLTGEVRSRGVEAEAHASLTDHLQLIGSYTYTDITNTNSNTAQGKAPVGIPRNTGSLWADYTQYSGALAGWQFGAGVRYIGGSYGDTNNTFKTSSATLVDTALRYDLGQLSSSLEGWMASLNASNLFDRHYIASCTGQSYCYWGAGRMVLAGIKYQW from the coding sequence ATGAAATCTTCGGAAATTTATGGGGCTACCTGCGTCATTTCACCTGCATCAGGGAAATATCCACTGTTAATCACTTTATTACTTCCGGTGGTGGCTCACGCTACGCAGCAACAAACCACCCAGGCGGATCAAAACGTCATGGAGGTCAATGCACAGGACTATAAAGAAACCGGTAACGGGCCGGTGTACGGTTATGTTGCTCATCAAAGCTCGGCCGGAACCAAAACTGACACGCCATTGATTAAAACGCCCCAGGCCATCTCTGTCGTCACACGGGATCAGATGTCTATTCAGAATGTCCAGAGTGTGGCCCAGGCGCTGCGTTACACCTCCGGTATCGCGTCGGAACAGCGCGGGGCGAATACGGATTCACTGGAATATCTCTATGGCAGAGGTTTTTTAATCGACGAACTCTGGAATGGCCTGTATACCCCCGGCCCGTCCGGTGGCTTCGGCTATAACGTGACCAGCTTCGATCCCTATATGTTTGAGCGTATCGAAGTATTACACGGTCCGGCTTCCGTCCTTTATGGGCAGGGATCACCGGGCGGCGTGGTGAATATGGTCAGCAAGTTGCCGCAGAAAAATCAGCTGAATGAGGCAGGCGTACAAACGGGCAGTTATGGCCGAGCTCAGGGTTTTGTTGATGTGGGTGGCGCGCTGAATAATGACCAGACTGTGCTCTACCGCATCGCAGCAGACGGCTTTAATACCAGTAGCCAGACTGATTTTGTTAAGGAACGTCGCTTTTCCATCGCGCCCAGCCTCGCCTGGCAAATAAACGACGACACGCATTTCACGCTGTACGGTAATTATCAGACAGACCCGGATGCCGGATATTATAATTCTGTCCCCATCAATGGGAACATCAAGGTGCCACGCAGCCTGAACCCTGGCGATCCCAGCTTCGACAGCTTCCGCAAGACGCAAGGTGCGATTGGTGAAGAGTTAACTCACCGATTTAATGATGTCTGGTCAGTGAAACAAAGCTATCGCTTCCTGCGCAACAGCCAGAAATTACAGTATGTCGGGAATGACGGATTTAATGCTGATGGCAAAACCCTGAATCGCACCGCCTATCTCAACTATGGCGATGTTGACGCGCATACGCTCGATAATCAGGCACTGGCAACATTCACCACCGGTGCGGTGTCTCACAAGGCAACGTTTGGCGTTGATTATCAGCACATCCGCTTCAGCCACTGGTTTTACAGCGCAGCCGCACCGTCGCTGAGCATCAGTAACCCGCAATATGGGCAGACTATCCCTGGCCCAAATTTCATGTACGCCACCTCCACAGAGGCGACGCTGGAGCAGCTCGGTGCTTACGGACAGGACCAGATTGATGTCGGTAACTGGTCGTTTTTATTGGGCATGAGGGAAGACTGGACCAATAACAGTACGCATTCCTTTAAAACGCAGGAGACACAGTATCAGTCGGCCCGTGCGTTTACCTGGCGTACCGGTGCGGTTTATCAGTTCGCTAATGGTATCGCCCCTTACATCAGCTACTCACAGTCTTTCCAGCCACAGCTGGGAACGGATTATGAAGGTAAGGCGTTTACACCGTCGAAAGGCGAACAATATGAGGCAGGTGTTAAGTTCCAGCCGAAGCACAGCAACAGCTTCATTACGCTTTCTTTGTTCCAGATAAATAAAACCGATGTCCAGACCAGCGATCCCGAACACTCAGGTTTTAGCGTACTGACCGGTGAAGTCAGATCCCGGGGAGTCGAAGCCGAGGCACACGCCAGCCTGACAGACCACTTACAGTTAATCGGTAGCTATACCTACACCGACATCACCAATACAAACAGCAACACCGCACAAGGTAAAGCCCCGGTGGGGATTCCGCGTAATACCGGCTCGCTGTGGGCGGATTACACCCAGTATTCCGGCGCACTGGCGGGCTGGCAGTTCGGGGCTGGTGTACGTTATATCGGTGGTTCTTACGGTGACACTAACAACACCTTCAAAACCTCCTCTGCAACCTTAGTGGACACCGCGCTACGTTATGATTTGGGCCAGCTCAGTTCTTCGCTGGAAGGGTGGATGGCGTCACTGAACGCCAGCAATCTGTTTGACCGACACTATATTGCCAGCTGTACCGGTCAGTCTTATTGCTACTGGGGTGCGGGCCGCATGGTCCTGGCGGGTATCAAATACCAATGGTAA
- a CDS encoding HD domain-containing protein, with protein sequence MNFTLQGIRIPDTQMARDTTTFIRDTESDLLFNHSSRVFYWAALAGRQRDIKVDHELLYVGCMFHDIGLTHEHCSCDKRFEVDGANAAREFMRSYGVKQQDIDKVWTAIALHTTPGIPEFMAPEIALVTAGVEMDVLGMGYETFSDADREAVVMQHPRTPDFKEDIIQAFYDGIKHKPATTFGNVKADVLKDKDAGFTPMNFCNVIRQSRWQS encoded by the coding sequence ATGAACTTCACTCTTCAGGGGATCCGCATTCCCGATACGCAAATGGCCCGTGATACCACCACCTTTATTCGTGACACAGAATCGGACCTGCTGTTCAACCACTCCAGTCGGGTTTTTTACTGGGCAGCACTGGCGGGCAGGCAGCGGGATATCAAAGTCGATCATGAATTGCTGTATGTGGGGTGTATGTTCCATGACATCGGACTGACTCATGAACATTGCAGCTGCGATAAGCGTTTTGAAGTCGATGGAGCCAATGCGGCGCGTGAATTTATGCGCAGTTACGGCGTGAAACAGCAAGACATCGACAAAGTGTGGACCGCCATCGCCCTGCATACCACGCCGGGGATTCCTGAGTTTATGGCACCAGAAATCGCCCTTGTTACCGCAGGTGTGGAAATGGATGTGCTGGGAATGGGCTATGAAACCTTTAGCGATGCTGATCGGGAAGCGGTGGTTATGCAGCATCCTCGCACGCCTGATTTTAAGGAGGATATTATCCAGGCCTTCTACGATGGCATTAAACACAAACCCGCAACTACCTTTGGTAACGTCAAGGCAGATGTGCTGAAAGACAAGGACGCGGGATTTACGCCGATGAATTTCTGCAACGTGATCCGCCAGTCGCGCTGGCAAAGTTGA
- a CDS encoding GlxA family transcriptional regulator yields MLHHVVILAVPGVQLLDVAGPLDVFAEANRILRREVYKTSVMSLAGDSVQSSSGVRIATDSALATFATPAGLTFLVAGAPDIHDQVLDEGQIAAITQLCRQSHRYGSVCTGALLLAQTGLLDARQVTTHWSVAKELSRRYPATRVDADALYIADGPVRTAAGVTSGMDLALRFVEEDVGREVAQDVAANLVMFFRRPAGQGHFIRKQQTSLAGRSALQDLQRWALTHLDEVKNAAHLAQHLNLSPRHVNRLFNQEMGLGTAEWLEGARITRAQELLCAETPMKSIASLCGYSSSDVMRRAFIKVTGLTPTVYRKIYGAKK; encoded by the coding sequence ATGCTGCATCACGTCGTGATCCTGGCAGTGCCAGGCGTACAATTGCTCGATGTTGCCGGGCCGCTGGATGTTTTTGCGGAAGCCAATCGTATCCTGCGCCGTGAGGTGTATAAAACCAGCGTCATGTCACTGGCCGGGGATAGCGTTCAGTCTTCTTCCGGCGTCAGGATTGCAACGGATAGTGCGCTGGCCACGTTTGCCACGCCAGCGGGATTAACCTTTCTGGTGGCGGGTGCGCCCGATATTCACGATCAGGTATTGGATGAGGGACAGATTGCCGCCATAACCCAGCTGTGTCGTCAGAGTCACCGTTATGGCTCGGTTTGCACTGGTGCGCTGTTGCTGGCGCAAACCGGTTTGCTGGATGCACGGCAGGTCACCACGCACTGGTCGGTGGCGAAAGAGTTGTCACGACGTTATCCCGCGACCCGGGTTGATGCCGATGCCCTCTATATCGCCGACGGCCCGGTGCGTACCGCGGCAGGGGTGACATCGGGCATGGATTTGGCGCTGCGTTTTGTCGAGGAAGATGTCGGGCGGGAAGTTGCGCAGGATGTGGCAGCCAACCTGGTGATGTTTTTTCGCCGACCCGCAGGTCAGGGCCATTTTATCCGTAAACAACAGACATCCCTCGCTGGCCGTTCGGCGTTACAGGATTTACAGCGCTGGGCGTTGACCCATCTTGATGAAGTCAAAAATGCGGCGCATCTGGCGCAGCACCTCAATCTGAGTCCCCGCCATGTGAATCGCCTGTTTAATCAGGAGATGGGCCTGGGAACCGCAGAATGGCTGGAGGGGGCGAGGATTACCCGCGCCCAGGAACTTCTTTGTGCCGAGACCCCGATGAAATCCATCGCTTCCTTGTGCGGCTACAGCAGCAGTGATGTGATGCGCAGAGCCTTTATCAAGGTGACCGGTCTGACACCCACGGTCTATCGGAAGATCTACGGTGCGAAAAAATAA
- a CDS encoding AraC family transcriptional regulator: MEETWHYFSQGQYQQQSRPVIANTYEYRNGDRQAWHSHEQLQFIFTTRGVLSVITSQGSWTLGPNRGLLLLPRTGHELYASGEALMHSIYIEPDVWRHERKECCVLLVSSLLRELVLEMVKERRQETYILSEMIVPLLLRGLHEAQELQQGCLPLPEDRRLQKICKALMLAPSNNESLEIWGDRIGTSDRTLSRLFIKQTGYTFGQWRQQLRLVESMTRLAQGMSVATIATELGYRSSSSFITMFRKAMGETPQNYFKKG, from the coding sequence GTGGAAGAGACATGGCATTACTTTTCGCAGGGACAATATCAGCAGCAGTCTCGTCCGGTGATCGCTAATACCTATGAATACCGGAACGGCGATCGGCAGGCGTGGCATTCTCACGAGCAATTACAGTTTATTTTCACCACCCGTGGCGTACTCAGCGTGATCACCAGCCAGGGCTCCTGGACGCTGGGACCGAATCGCGGATTATTATTGTTACCCCGTACTGGTCATGAACTGTATGCATCCGGTGAAGCCCTGATGCACAGTATTTATATTGAACCCGATGTATGGCGTCATGAAAGAAAAGAATGCTGTGTTTTGCTGGTTTCTTCCCTGCTGCGTGAACTGGTGCTGGAAATGGTGAAAGAGCGCCGACAGGAAACTTATATTCTCTCCGAAATGATTGTGCCGTTGTTGCTAAGAGGATTACACGAGGCACAGGAACTGCAGCAGGGGTGTTTGCCTCTTCCCGAAGATCGACGACTCCAGAAAATCTGTAAGGCGCTGATGCTGGCACCGTCAAATAATGAATCACTGGAAATATGGGGTGATCGCATCGGCACCAGCGACAGAACGCTGAGTCGGCTGTTTATCAAACAGACCGGTTATACCTTTGGCCAATGGCGACAACAGTTACGGCTGGTGGAATCGATGACCCGGCTGGCGCAGGGGATGTCGGTTGCCACCATAGCGACGGAACTCGGCTATCGAAGTTCCAGCTCTTTCATCACCATGTTCAGAAAGGCGATGGGGGAAACACCGCAAAATTACTTCAAAAAGGGATAA
- a CDS encoding ABC transporter substrate-binding protein — protein sequence MVSSGCASVSRRHFLRLSALLGLQFTLAQGRAAEVPPSGKRIIVLDWMLTESLLLLGITPVAVANPDGFRQTFHAVTLPAAVADVGLIYQPNLELLTLLRPELIIITPAHAVIAPLLQRIAPILTVGEADSYGRYAFDQASAALMTLGHFFNRVAIAQAVIFRAQHLFATARKRLAMLPGAAQRKVFIVQFIDEAFVRLAGAGSLYGDLLARLGVTNACHAPTAVSGFATTGYDALYAEPEALLIAFSPMPISVRLMLQHNPVWQALPFRQPGHHLFIPPTPANGGVISAIAFTDALACAITSAASSHAGPPCSWVNS from the coding sequence ATGGTAAGTTCCGGATGCGCATCAGTCAGCCGACGTCATTTTCTGCGGCTGTCTGCCTTGCTCGGGCTGCAATTCACGCTGGCACAGGGACGTGCTGCTGAGGTGCCACCCAGCGGGAAGCGAATTATCGTTCTCGACTGGATGCTGACAGAATCCCTGCTGCTGTTAGGGATCACCCCTGTTGCGGTCGCCAATCCCGATGGATTCCGACAGACTTTTCACGCCGTGACATTACCTGCGGCGGTGGCAGACGTTGGGTTGATTTATCAACCCAATCTGGAACTGCTGACGTTGTTACGCCCGGAACTGATCATTATCACGCCTGCTCATGCCGTCATCGCTCCGCTGTTGCAGCGCATCGCGCCGATTCTTACCGTGGGTGAAGCCGACTCCTATGGACGATACGCCTTTGATCAAGCCAGTGCGGCATTGATGACTCTGGGTCATTTTTTCAACCGGGTGGCAATTGCACAGGCGGTGATTTTCAGGGCGCAGCACCTGTTCGCAACCGCGCGCAAACGCCTCGCGATGCTGCCGGGGGCGGCACAGCGAAAAGTGTTCATTGTGCAGTTTATTGATGAAGCCTTCGTCCGCCTGGCGGGTGCCGGAAGTCTGTACGGTGATTTGCTTGCCCGGCTTGGGGTGACTAACGCCTGCCATGCCCCCACCGCCGTCTCTGGTTTCGCCACCACCGGCTATGATGCGCTTTACGCTGAACCTGAAGCTTTGTTGATCGCTTTTTCGCCGATGCCCATCAGCGTCAGGCTGATGTTGCAGCACAACCCGGTATGGCAGGCGCTGCCTTTTCGGCAGCCCGGCCACCATCTTTTTATTCCACCCACACCGGCCAATGGCGGCGTGATTTCGGCGATAGCGTTCACTGACGCACTGGCCTGCGCCATTACCTCGGCGGCCAGCAGCCATGCCGGGCCACCATGCTCCTGGGTAAATTCATGA
- a CDS encoding GNAT family N-acetyltransferase, giving the protein MSRWEFRQATMADLDHCHEIEAAAYPADEAATREKIAIRIRDYPEGFRCLVVEGSLIGFINCGCAWEVEMSAEEFKQLIGHDPQAPNVVIMSVVIHPDYQGQGWSSVMMKEFVALMAATGKETIHLMCKQGYLGLYEKAGYRFTRQSESTHGGEEWYEMIMDLRS; this is encoded by the coding sequence ATGTCACGGTGGGAATTCCGCCAGGCCACGATGGCCGATCTTGACCATTGCCACGAAATTGAAGCTGCGGCGTATCCCGCAGATGAAGCTGCCACACGCGAAAAAATTGCCATCCGTATCCGTGATTACCCGGAGGGATTTCGCTGTCTGGTCGTGGAGGGCTCCCTGATCGGGTTTATCAATTGCGGTTGTGCCTGGGAGGTTGAGATGTCAGCAGAGGAGTTCAAACAGCTGATTGGTCACGATCCACAGGCCCCGAATGTGGTCATCATGTCGGTGGTGATTCATCCTGATTATCAGGGGCAGGGCTGGTCGTCAGTGATGATGAAGGAGTTCGTTGCTCTGATGGCCGCGACGGGGAAAGAAACCATTCACCTGATGTGCAAGCAGGGCTATCTCGGCCTGTATGAAAAAGCCGGATACCGCTTTACCCGCCAGTCTGAATCCACACATGGTGGTGAGGAATGGTACGAGATGATCATGGACCTCAGGTCTTAA